A genomic window from Triticum urartu cultivar G1812 chromosome 7, Tu2.1, whole genome shotgun sequence includes:
- the LOC125520770 gene encoding uncharacterized protein LOC125520770 — translation MAAAMERSNGGGGGVKVKFIETQFVSSDAANFKSVVQRLTGKYSKMPPPPAASVHRPRPRPCGRAGQQGRPCVSGSDQLTTAAPARPTGAAIEPLHVGELNELCDFADLLYAAPSARRHGGSVVNGFPY, via the coding sequence ATGGCGGCGGCCATGGAGCGgagcaacggcggcggcggcggcgtgaagGTCAAGTTCATCGAGACGCAGTTCGTCAGCTCCGACGCCGCCAACTTCAAGTCCGTCGTGCAGCGGCTCACCGGCAAGTACTCGAagatgccgccgccgccggcggcctCGGTGCACAGGCCACGCCCGAGGCCGTGCGGCAGAGCCGGCCAACAAGGGCGGCCGTGCGTCTCCGGCAGCGACCAGCTGACGACGGCTGCGCCGGCGAGGCCAACGGGGGCGGCCATCGAGCCGCTGCACGTGGGAGAACTGAACGAGCTCTGCGACTTCGCCGACCTGCTCTACGCCGCCCCGAGCGCGCGGCGCCACGGCGGCAGCGTCGTCAACGGCTTTCCTTACTGA